CACGATCGTCGCCTGAATCGTCTCTTTGGGCGACGGGAAATGGACTTTCGCAAGTTCGGTCCACGCCTCTTTGACGAAATTGACGCCCTGTTCGAGGTAATTTTTCAGTTTATCCATATGCCCTTATGCAAATCAAGAGCCAAATCATCGATGGCGGGTCAGGCAGGATTCGAACCTGCAACCCTCGGATTTGGAGTCCGATGCTCTGTCCAGTTGGAGCTACTGACCCTCATAAATACCCTCATCCGCCAGCCAGCTTTAGCGGCGGGTTTACCCACTTTTGACGCCTCAAGCTTCGCCAACCAACGGCCACATGCCAGAGAGCGCCGATTACCCGTCAGACCTTGACCTCGCGATGCACGGTATGGGAACGGCAGCTTGGGCAGAACTTCTTGATCGAAAATTTTTCCGTCTGCCGCTTTTTATTCTTGGTGGTGGTGTAGTTGCGCCGCTTGCAGCCGTCGCATGCCAGCCCGATAAGATCTCTCATGATCGATACTTTCGCTCGCGTTACTCACAACGCCAAAATTGCAAAGCCCACGACGGGAATCGAACCCGTGACCTCTTCCTTACCAAGGAAGTGCTCTACCGACTGAGCTACATGGGCATCCCCGAACCAATCTGCCGCGCAGGCCCAAAATCCAGAACGATGGAGCGGGAAACGGGACTCGAACCCGCGACCCCGAGCTTGGAAGGCTCGCGCTCTACCAACTGAGCTATTCCCGCCCAGAACCGGCAAGCTTATAACATTGCACAGCGGCTTGCGAGTGCAAAGCGACGGCGACGACGGTTCTTAGCGCAGCTCGTCAGCGGCCCTTGTAAGCAGGTTTGCGCTTTTCAAGGAACGATCTTGGCCCCTCCCGCGCATCCTCGGAACGCATCACCTGGGCAAAGATTTCATCCTCGATCGCATATGCTTCGGCCAGTGGACGTCCCGCAGTGCGGATGACCGCGCTCTTGATGAGCCGAATCGCGAGCGGGCCGTTGGCTGCGATAGTTTCCGCGATCTCGCGCGCCTTCGGCATCACCTGCGCCGGTGGCACCACGTAGTT
The DNA window shown above is from Candidatus Binataceae bacterium and carries:
- the secE gene encoding preprotein translocase subunit SecE, whose amino-acid sequence is MDKLKNYLEQGVNFVKEAWTELAKVHFPSPKETIQATIVVLVLTIVMAVWLGLIDLGATRIVRQILS
- the rpmG gene encoding 50S ribosomal protein L33; its protein translation is MRDLIGLACDGCKRRNYTTTKNKKRQTEKFSIKKFCPSCRSHTVHREVKV